TTCAACAAATTTGCTTGATTTATCGAGTACAGCCTTTTCCAACAAAGCGTCACTTTTGTGAGCTAGGGATTGGTCCTTACCTCCTAATAAAGCAACAAAATCATTCGAAACATCTACCCCTTTTAGGGTATTAGCTATCAGGCTGTTAGTAGAGAACAATCCTAAGATTGTTGTAAGCACAAATTGTCTTCTTTCCATGACCTCAGTAGTTAGTTTTAATGGCATACACTTGATGTTGTCATCAAGTATTTAAAAGCAAGTAAATCAAAAACAGCCTTTCAGCCAAATCCGCCTACAAAACCCTAAAATAGTCAAATTTGAAAAAGTACCTTAAATCAACCTATGGGGCATTTTTCTCTTTTCAAGCTGATAGAGAAAAATTCTATTTCACTTAATTTTAAAAATAGGATTATTCTAAGAAATAGGCATCGATAGGTAGGTTCATTTTTATAGCTCATTCACAGCCACCGCAATCTTAGAATCAGTAGTGCCGTAATACAAGAGCCGCTTGTTCATTTTGAGACAAGAAAATTGAAAATTATTAAAGAATTGTCCACGCTATTTACTAGAAATAAGAATTTCTCATTTTAATATGCAAATAGACGAAGACCTACTAATCTCTAATCCAAGTAGCTAGATCTCGTATGCGAAATCAATTATTTTATTACTCCGTTAATTCAATACGATGCGAAACAGCATCAACTTGAAGTAAGTCACTGACGAATCCATATATTTCAGTTATATCCCATTCAGGTTCAAGTAGTTCTTTTATAGTTATTAAACTTACTCCTTCCCCATTATTTAACTTCTCTAGTAGAAAAGAAAAGTTTTTATGATTTTGCTTAACAATACGATGACCTCTTGCAAATAGCATTACTCTATTGTTGGATAGTTCCTGTTGAAAAAGCGGGAAGATGCTTTTTCCTTGAATAATAAAAATGCCATTTGGAAACTGAAATCCCCTGCTAAAATTAGATTTCCTTAAAATTCCACCATTACTTTTTAAATCAAGAATTCGACGCTGAAAAGAAACTTCCATTTTTCTTTTAATGGATTCAAAGTTCAACAACTCACTCCAATCAGCAATGTTACTTTCCATCTTAAGAGGTACCTGATATGAATTTTTGTTTATCAACACTTCATTTTCACCTGCTGATTTGAAAAGTTGATTTTCAAATCGATCTGAAGGCGGATTGATATAGTCCATTACAAAACTTATCGAAAACTCTGATGTATTTGCGACATGATAAACATTGTGTGGAACAAACATTGCATCTCCTGGCTCTAATTCATAACATTGAGCATTTGGCAGCATTTCCTCCACATTATGAAACACTTGAGAATTATGCTCCATTGAGTTCAATTCTGGATCGTCCCATGCATAAAACTGCTTATTGCCTGGCCCCAAATGAAATAGTATACCCTCTTCTCCAATTGATTCTTTATGAATTCCAAAAGGGGTAAACCCATAATTTCCCATAAAAAAGAGAAAAGAGAGGCCTTCCAAAGGCATTCCAGCAATCGATAAGAGAGGGCTTACGATATTTGCAGCTTTTTCTGCAAAGCTGTTACTGAACCCTTCAAGGTAGTTTAACACCATTCCAAATTTTTGATCCCCAAAAATGCGTTGAGACCAGCTTTCCAAAGTATCATGTTGCTGAGGTGGCAGGGCAGTCATCCTATCCGCCATATCATTTCTTAGCTCTTGATCGATATAGGTTTTTAAACCAATATGCATCTCTCCTTTCTCTATAAAACTTCTTAAAATTTCCAACATCATGCCTTGAATCTCCTCGATTTCATTATTTGATATCAAGCCTTTTACACTGGCAGGTTTTTCTAAATGCTGAGAATTCAAATATAAACTCTCCCAAGCTTTATTGTTCATGTACTGAATTAATGGTTTTTTCTATAAAAATATTTTTTTCGGAACACCACATTTTGATCAAGTTATACTCAATTGGGAGAAGGAAAAATACCCTGAAGAGCAATGATATAATTCATTCCCAATGAAGGCTGTGAGATATTAAAAGCCTGCCCACTTCCTGTGTTTCCAGTTGGAGCCATGGGAATATTATTTGCACCTGCAGGAGCATAAATATTATCCATAGGAGTAACTCTATCTCCACTGGCTAAACTTGCTCCTTGGGGCGTATTTTGAGAAGGTGGTTTACTTGTTGCATTAATCGCATGCGAATGTGGCGGCAATTGACTCTCAGTTATAGTGTGATTTTCGTTTCCAAATTTTTGACCAATACTTTTCGGCGATAAACCTGGGCCACTCCCAACCCCCACGGGTACTCTTCCGCGTAAATCCGGCAAACCGAATGTGGTTTCGCCATCTCCACCGTATAAAGTTCCTAAAATAGAAAACAGAGCAGTATTTTGAGAAATTGGCAATAATTGGCCCTGACAAAATGCCCAACCCCTTGGAGCAAAATTACCAGCGAATAATAAAAGTTGTCCTATAAATGGTTCCATAACTATTAGTTTTAATTAAAATTTACTTCTTGCAATATAGCCTTGATTTAATTTTTAAATTAGTTTGGCAGCTTCTAACTTTGATGTTGCTGCCTAATATTCATTCTATGATCGATTATAAAGACCACAAATACCTTGACCTAATTTTAATCTTTCTTAAGCAAATTGGAATTCCTTTTCGATTAGAAAAAATAAAGAGCGAACAATTTTTGCC
This portion of the Spirosomataceae bacterium TFI 002 genome encodes:
- a CDS encoding Microcystin-dependent protein; its protein translation is MEPFIGQLLLFAGNFAPRGWAFCQGQLLPISQNTALFSILGTLYGGDGETTFGLPDLRGRVPVGVGSGPGLSPKSIGQKFGNENHTITESQLPPHSHAINATSKPPSQNTPQGASLASGDRVTPMDNIYAPAGANNIPMAPTGNTGSGQAFNISQPSLGMNYIIALQGIFPSPN